Proteins from a genomic interval of Gadus morhua chromosome 21, gadMor3.0, whole genome shotgun sequence:
- the gtf3c2 gene encoding general transcription factor 3C polypeptide 2 isoform X1: MELPLLEKDGALGHEEACESLDAKLGEEALVAAMSGQEQESKILSALSPISNKRERKKNPRFSDYEMEEKPENPCPKQKRGGRPPRKTSVDTETPQPTLHCGSKAAEPTDQSPEQQSPQKKRRGRPPKDKSRSQQRNDWDKKAIAPSDGGDQDTGSHTSSKELSLKSPDITAKGKQKTPARKKPDRKIKVEDLSTEAEKAFSEQQPVETPKPKRKYLKKKKVPPQEMAPMLQNDTEETSARPDPETNLGGRPRRSAAKTALKYLHSLAQESLSGPEASDSRSGSPDSLSDRPGPRQGAAAMRCKKRRPVDCDDFEGDEDFLPGGGDEEMLDDMEDEEDEEETEGLESELEPATQYLNKSNILHRRVFGVATNGISNAMMKPALDAYKANKKFREEHHSDSVFPEWLPTVNDWTLVSSSELEKYLPRELQSAAFKVSREGLGNKETVQRLNRFQVSDPHPERLDLTVFVGGPVWALEWCPLPDGATAHQYLALACHQGMDQQHVFNQMYAGAGLVQLWDMGGLDYRSRPEAGPASLVYGLGQEKGFVWQLKWCPAGAWEPPNTSRKAPFLQRLGLLAVAVSTGVVSIYSLPHPQALCSPWSSEGDNHVPPVYQAREVLTLKLGASKAPHHDKSGQVLSMDWLPEKPHNIMAIGFYDGTVGLWDLSSCSSLLRVCDPSNGLTLLPYRCFVAHDNAVRALCFCPASSQVMATGGNDRMVKLWDLKRLYQPINVQKRNLTTEVCWPLASPGTFHSQEISYASRGLTGAYYNDLGYRNARSVFITPRTGTVWSLSFSDWCNSLVTGDGLGEVIFALLPDFNCTNPSLRRTVERRFPIYFTDMVRYDAEEERGGKGGRGKGEMSPGRLNNNNHSEEDSASSDEEERSPEERPAEGPSTQTYREAVENYYLHFSDSNLQSFKNYKRRAPWKRMKQTEVKTDLDLDRMPLAALHKVRFNPNMSCHAWVASVGQAGLLRVHCLHNMSGSHINTQLSALPTEPGGQEEEEQ, from the exons atGGAG TTACCTCTGTTGGAAAAGGACGGCGCTCTGGGACATGAAGAAGCTTGTGAAAGCCTTGACGCAAAACTAGGAGAAGAGGCCTTGGTCGCAGCCATGTCAG GGCAAGAACAGGAATCCAAAATCCTCTCCGCTTTAAGCCCAATATCAAATAAGCGtgagaggaagaaaaatccaAGATTTTCGGACTATGAAATGGAAGAGAAACCTGAAAACCCCTGTCCAAAACAAAAGCGAGGAGGAAGGCCCCCCAGAAAGACCTCTGTGGACACGGAAACTCCTCAACCAACTCTGCATTGTGGTTCCAAAGCTGCAGAACCAACCGACCAGAGCCCTGAACAACAGAGTCCTCAGAAGAAGCGCCGAGGGCGCCCTCCCAAAGATAAGTCCAGAAGTCAGCAAAGAAATGATTGGGATAAGAAAGCTATAGCACCAAGTGATGGAGGGGACCAAGACACCGGGTCTCATACATCATCTAAAGAACTTTCTCTGAAATCTCCTGACATTACCGCCAAAGGTAAACAGAAGACCCCTGCAAGGAAGAAACCTGACAGGAAAATAAAAGTAGAAGACCTCTCAACAGAGGCCGAAAAGGCTTTTTCTGAGCAGCAACCAGTGGAGACGCCAAAGCCAAAGAGGAAGtacctgaagaagaagaaggtgccACCGCAGGAGATGGCCCCCATGTTACAAAATGACACAGAGGAAACCTCCGCTAGGCCAGACCCAGAGACCAATCTGGGTGGCCGTCCAAGAAGAAGTGCAGCTAAAAC TGCGTTGAAGTACCTTCATTCTCTGGCTCAAGAGAGCCTCAGCGGCCCAGAGGCGTCCGACTCACGCAGCGGGAGCCCAGACTCACTGTCGGACCGACCAGGACCCCGTCAAGGTGCAG CGGCGATGAGGTGTAAGAAGAGGAGGCCAGTTGATTGTGACGACTTTGAAGGAGATGAAGATTTCCTCCCCGGCGGTGGGGATGAGGAGATGCTTGACGacatggaggacgaggaggacgaggaggagacggagggtcTTGAATCGGAACTGGAACCTGCAACTCAATACTTAAATAAAAGCAAT ATACTCCACAGAAGGGTTTTTGGCGTAGCCACTAACGGGATCTCCAATGCCATGATGAAGCCTGCGTTGGATGCCTACAAGGCCAACAAGAAGTT CCGAGAAGAGCACCACAGTGACTCGGTGTTTCCAGAGTGGCTCCCCACGGTCAACGACTGGACCCTTGTTTCCAGCAG TGAGCTGGAGAAGTACTTACCCCGGGAGTTGCAGTCTGCTGCTTTCAAAGTTTCTAGAGAGGGCCTAGGCAACAAGGAGACAGTGCAAAGACTCAACAG GTTCCAGGTCAGCGACCCCCACCCCGAGCGCCTGGACTTGACGGTGTTTGTGGGGGGTCCGGTGTGGGCCCTGGAGTGGTGTCCGCTGCCCGACGGGGCCACCGCCCACCAGTACCTTGCCCTGGCCTGCCACCAGGGCATGGACCAGCAGCACGTCTTCAACCAGATGTATGCGGGAGCCGGCCTGGTCCAGCTGTGGGACATGGGAGGACTGGACTACAGAAGCAG GCCCGAGGCAGGCCCGGCGTCTCTAGTCTACGGCTTGGGCCAAGAGAAGGGCTTCGTCTGGCAGCTCAAGTGGTGTCCGGCGGGGGCCTGGGAGCCCCCCAACACCAGCAGAAAG GCTCCCTTCCTGCAGCGCCTGGGTctgctggccgtggccgtcTCCACCGGGGTGGTCAGCATCTACAGCCTGCCTCACCCCCAGGCTCTGTGTTCCCCCTGGTCCTCAG AAGGAGACAACCACGTTCCACCAGTGTATCAG GCCAGAGAGGTGTTGACGCTGAAGCTGGGTGCCTCCAAAGCCCCCCACCATGATAAGAGCGGCCAGGTTTTGTCCATGGACTGGCTGCCTGAGAAGCCTCACAACATCATGGCCATCGGCTTCTATGACG GTACGGTTGGTCTGTGGGACCTCTCcagctgctcctctctgctacGAGTCTGTGATCCCTCAAACGGCCTGACCCTCCTCCCCTACCGCTGCTTTGTTGCCCATGACAACGCTGTGCGTGCCCTCTGCTTCTGCCCTGCCTCCAG ccaggTGATGGCGACGGGCGGCAACGACCGCATGGTGAAGCTGTGGGACCTGAAGCGTCTCTACCAGCCAATCAACGTCCAGAAACGCAACCTCACCACGGAGGTGTGCTGGCCCCTGGCCTCACCGGGAACCTTCCACTCCCAGGAGATCAGCTACGCATC acgTGGCCTGACCGGCGCCTACTACAACGACCTGGGCTACCGCAACGCCCGCTCAGTGTTCATTACCCCAAGGACGGGCACGGTCTGG TCGTTGTCGTTCAGCGACTGGTGTAACTCCCTGGTGACTGGGGACGGTCTAGGGGAGGTCATCTTCGCCCTGTTACCCGACTTCAACTGTACCAACCCCAGCCTCCGGCGGACTGTGGAGAGACGCTTC CCCATCTACTTCACTGATATGGTGCGCTACGAtgctgaggaggagaggggagggaaagggggtcGGGGAAAAGGGGAAATGTCTCCTGGGCGgttgaacaacaacaaccattcTGAGGAAGACTCTGCCAGCAGcgatgaagaggagaggagcccaGAGGAGAGGCCTGCTGAAGGCCCCAGCACCCAGACATACAGGGAGGCTGTGGAGAACTACTACCTCCACTTCTCAGACAGCAAcctg CAAAGCTTTAAGAATTATAAGAGGCGGGCGCCATGGAAACGTATGAAGCAAACGGAGGTGAAGACTGACCTGGACTTGGACAGGATGCCCCTGGCTGCGCTACACAAG GTCCGCTTCAACCCCAACATGAGCTGCCATGCCTGGGTGGCCTCTGTGGGCCAGGCGGGGCTGCTGCGGGTCCACTGCCTCCACAACATGAGCGGCTCCCACATCAACACACAGCTCAGTGCTTTACCCACGGAGCCCGGGggccaggaggaagaggaacagtGA
- the gtf3c2 gene encoding general transcription factor 3C polypeptide 2 isoform X2, whose protein sequence is MSGQEQESKILSALSPISNKRERKKNPRFSDYEMEEKPENPCPKQKRGGRPPRKTSVDTETPQPTLHCGSKAAEPTDQSPEQQSPQKKRRGRPPKDKSRSQQRNDWDKKAIAPSDGGDQDTGSHTSSKELSLKSPDITAKGKQKTPARKKPDRKIKVEDLSTEAEKAFSEQQPVETPKPKRKYLKKKKVPPQEMAPMLQNDTEETSARPDPETNLGGRPRRSAAKTALKYLHSLAQESLSGPEASDSRSGSPDSLSDRPGPRQGAAAMRCKKRRPVDCDDFEGDEDFLPGGGDEEMLDDMEDEEDEEETEGLESELEPATQYLNKSNILHRRVFGVATNGISNAMMKPALDAYKANKKFREEHHSDSVFPEWLPTVNDWTLVSSSELEKYLPRELQSAAFKVSREGLGNKETVQRLNRFQVSDPHPERLDLTVFVGGPVWALEWCPLPDGATAHQYLALACHQGMDQQHVFNQMYAGAGLVQLWDMGGLDYRSRPEAGPASLVYGLGQEKGFVWQLKWCPAGAWEPPNTSRKAPFLQRLGLLAVAVSTGVVSIYSLPHPQALCSPWSSEGDNHVPPVYQAREVLTLKLGASKAPHHDKSGQVLSMDWLPEKPHNIMAIGFYDGTVGLWDLSSCSSLLRVCDPSNGLTLLPYRCFVAHDNAVRALCFCPASSQVMATGGNDRMVKLWDLKRLYQPINVQKRNLTTEVCWPLASPGTFHSQEISYASRGLTGAYYNDLGYRNARSVFITPRTGTVWSLSFSDWCNSLVTGDGLGEVIFALLPDFNCTNPSLRRTVERRFPIYFTDMVRYDAEEERGGKGGRGKGEMSPGRLNNNNHSEEDSASSDEEERSPEERPAEGPSTQTYREAVENYYLHFSDSNLQSFKNYKRRAPWKRMKQTEVKTDLDLDRMPLAALHKVRFNPNMSCHAWVASVGQAGLLRVHCLHNMSGSHINTQLSALPTEPGGQEEEEQ, encoded by the exons ATGTCAG GGCAAGAACAGGAATCCAAAATCCTCTCCGCTTTAAGCCCAATATCAAATAAGCGtgagaggaagaaaaatccaAGATTTTCGGACTATGAAATGGAAGAGAAACCTGAAAACCCCTGTCCAAAACAAAAGCGAGGAGGAAGGCCCCCCAGAAAGACCTCTGTGGACACGGAAACTCCTCAACCAACTCTGCATTGTGGTTCCAAAGCTGCAGAACCAACCGACCAGAGCCCTGAACAACAGAGTCCTCAGAAGAAGCGCCGAGGGCGCCCTCCCAAAGATAAGTCCAGAAGTCAGCAAAGAAATGATTGGGATAAGAAAGCTATAGCACCAAGTGATGGAGGGGACCAAGACACCGGGTCTCATACATCATCTAAAGAACTTTCTCTGAAATCTCCTGACATTACCGCCAAAGGTAAACAGAAGACCCCTGCAAGGAAGAAACCTGACAGGAAAATAAAAGTAGAAGACCTCTCAACAGAGGCCGAAAAGGCTTTTTCTGAGCAGCAACCAGTGGAGACGCCAAAGCCAAAGAGGAAGtacctgaagaagaagaaggtgccACCGCAGGAGATGGCCCCCATGTTACAAAATGACACAGAGGAAACCTCCGCTAGGCCAGACCCAGAGACCAATCTGGGTGGCCGTCCAAGAAGAAGTGCAGCTAAAAC TGCGTTGAAGTACCTTCATTCTCTGGCTCAAGAGAGCCTCAGCGGCCCAGAGGCGTCCGACTCACGCAGCGGGAGCCCAGACTCACTGTCGGACCGACCAGGACCCCGTCAAGGTGCAG CGGCGATGAGGTGTAAGAAGAGGAGGCCAGTTGATTGTGACGACTTTGAAGGAGATGAAGATTTCCTCCCCGGCGGTGGGGATGAGGAGATGCTTGACGacatggaggacgaggaggacgaggaggagacggagggtcTTGAATCGGAACTGGAACCTGCAACTCAATACTTAAATAAAAGCAAT ATACTCCACAGAAGGGTTTTTGGCGTAGCCACTAACGGGATCTCCAATGCCATGATGAAGCCTGCGTTGGATGCCTACAAGGCCAACAAGAAGTT CCGAGAAGAGCACCACAGTGACTCGGTGTTTCCAGAGTGGCTCCCCACGGTCAACGACTGGACCCTTGTTTCCAGCAG TGAGCTGGAGAAGTACTTACCCCGGGAGTTGCAGTCTGCTGCTTTCAAAGTTTCTAGAGAGGGCCTAGGCAACAAGGAGACAGTGCAAAGACTCAACAG GTTCCAGGTCAGCGACCCCCACCCCGAGCGCCTGGACTTGACGGTGTTTGTGGGGGGTCCGGTGTGGGCCCTGGAGTGGTGTCCGCTGCCCGACGGGGCCACCGCCCACCAGTACCTTGCCCTGGCCTGCCACCAGGGCATGGACCAGCAGCACGTCTTCAACCAGATGTATGCGGGAGCCGGCCTGGTCCAGCTGTGGGACATGGGAGGACTGGACTACAGAAGCAG GCCCGAGGCAGGCCCGGCGTCTCTAGTCTACGGCTTGGGCCAAGAGAAGGGCTTCGTCTGGCAGCTCAAGTGGTGTCCGGCGGGGGCCTGGGAGCCCCCCAACACCAGCAGAAAG GCTCCCTTCCTGCAGCGCCTGGGTctgctggccgtggccgtcTCCACCGGGGTGGTCAGCATCTACAGCCTGCCTCACCCCCAGGCTCTGTGTTCCCCCTGGTCCTCAG AAGGAGACAACCACGTTCCACCAGTGTATCAG GCCAGAGAGGTGTTGACGCTGAAGCTGGGTGCCTCCAAAGCCCCCCACCATGATAAGAGCGGCCAGGTTTTGTCCATGGACTGGCTGCCTGAGAAGCCTCACAACATCATGGCCATCGGCTTCTATGACG GTACGGTTGGTCTGTGGGACCTCTCcagctgctcctctctgctacGAGTCTGTGATCCCTCAAACGGCCTGACCCTCCTCCCCTACCGCTGCTTTGTTGCCCATGACAACGCTGTGCGTGCCCTCTGCTTCTGCCCTGCCTCCAG ccaggTGATGGCGACGGGCGGCAACGACCGCATGGTGAAGCTGTGGGACCTGAAGCGTCTCTACCAGCCAATCAACGTCCAGAAACGCAACCTCACCACGGAGGTGTGCTGGCCCCTGGCCTCACCGGGAACCTTCCACTCCCAGGAGATCAGCTACGCATC acgTGGCCTGACCGGCGCCTACTACAACGACCTGGGCTACCGCAACGCCCGCTCAGTGTTCATTACCCCAAGGACGGGCACGGTCTGG TCGTTGTCGTTCAGCGACTGGTGTAACTCCCTGGTGACTGGGGACGGTCTAGGGGAGGTCATCTTCGCCCTGTTACCCGACTTCAACTGTACCAACCCCAGCCTCCGGCGGACTGTGGAGAGACGCTTC CCCATCTACTTCACTGATATGGTGCGCTACGAtgctgaggaggagaggggagggaaagggggtcGGGGAAAAGGGGAAATGTCTCCTGGGCGgttgaacaacaacaaccattcTGAGGAAGACTCTGCCAGCAGcgatgaagaggagaggagcccaGAGGAGAGGCCTGCTGAAGGCCCCAGCACCCAGACATACAGGGAGGCTGTGGAGAACTACTACCTCCACTTCTCAGACAGCAAcctg CAAAGCTTTAAGAATTATAAGAGGCGGGCGCCATGGAAACGTATGAAGCAAACGGAGGTGAAGACTGACCTGGACTTGGACAGGATGCCCCTGGCTGCGCTACACAAG GTCCGCTTCAACCCCAACATGAGCTGCCATGCCTGGGTGGCCTCTGTGGGCCAGGCGGGGCTGCTGCGGGTCCACTGCCTCCACAACATGAGCGGCTCCCACATCAACACACAGCTCAGTGCTTTACCCACGGAGCCCGGGggccaggaggaagaggaacagtGA
- the LOC115534200 gene encoding uncharacterized protein LOC115534200 isoform X2, producing MRKFYTVNGDTAVTNEFTTKLKKEGKTEVSKEKREFTLAFCRISTRPGIDIQETQDKCPEPADGKPVILVLLHHTFDPKYCDYRGPGIKNDASTILSVDLLYYEDRLLKCPHNKRGLKQVLDVVGRPSSKEKIRMWIRPFCCC from the exons ATGAGAAAGTTTTACACTGTCAATGGGGACACTGCTGTGACCAATGAATTTACAACCAAACTCAAGAAGGAAGGCAAGACTGAAGTGTCAAAGGAGAAACGTGAGTTCACCCTGGCCTTCTGTCGGATCAGCACCAGGCCTGGCATCGACATCCAGGAGACTCAAGACAAATGTCCAG AACCTGCAGATGGTAAGCCAGTTATCCTGGTGCTGCTGCATCACACCTTTGATCCTAAATATTGTGACTACCGTGGCCCGGGAATAAAGAACGATGCCTCCACCATTCTCTCTGTGGACCTCCTGTACTACGAAGACCGCCTGCTCAAATGTCCTCACAATAAAAGAGGACTCAAACAGGTCCTGGATGTGGTTGGACGACCGTCCTCGAAG GAGAAAATCAGGATGT GGATCCGTCCCTTCTGTTGTTGCTAG
- the LOC115534200 gene encoding uncharacterized protein LOC115534200 isoform X3, giving the protein MLKICMPPSLSLLSFLTIDIISSGGTMRKFYTVNGDTAVTNEFTTKLKKEGKTEVSKEKREFTLAFCRISTRPGIDIQETQDKCPEPADGKPVILVLLHHTFDPKYCDYRGPGIKNDASTILSVDLLYYEDRLLKCPHNKRGLKQVLDVVGRPSSKEKIRMWIRPFCCC; this is encoded by the exons ATGTTGAAGATATGTATGCCTCCTAGTCTTTCTTTGCTGTCATTTCTGACCATAGATATCATCTCTAGCGGCGGAACCATGAGAAAGTTTTACACTGTCAATGGGGACACTGCTGTGACCAATGAATTTACAACCAAACTCAAGAAGGAAGGCAAGACTGAAGTGTCAAAGGAGAAACGTGAGTTCACCCTGGCCTTCTGTCGGATCAGCACCAGGCCTGGCATCGACATCCAGGAGACTCAAGACAAATGTCCAG AACCTGCAGATGGTAAGCCAGTTATCCTGGTGCTGCTGCATCACACCTTTGATCCTAAATATTGTGACTACCGTGGCCCGGGAATAAAGAACGATGCCTCCACCATTCTCTCTGTGGACCTCCTGTACTACGAAGACCGCCTGCTCAAATGTCCTCACAATAAAAGAGGACTCAAACAGGTCCTGGATGTGGTTGGACGACCGTCCTCGAAG GAGAAAATCAGGATGT GGATCCGTCCCTTCTGTTGTTGCTAG
- the znf512 gene encoding uncharacterized protein znf512, with protein MDHSHIGGDMSPPYAPRKRKSGQAQPKGGVPCPVVTVVHRLPDRAFELSVLGHSKSDEAQDAHKMKRTYGRKRFEDPQGVPGGPLEYPTTSCSVMSSGPLANGSDMGSVAQPAARLPPRLVAKDAWPTAPEPGRMRPQPQAQPWNPSRERLSEAQSWAAGRERPQEQLWSSSRDRSGHPGQDQSWIPGRERGHTEQAWASGRERGPEQAWSSGRDRAQDQAWNPGREPGRDRPLSGNGQGWGAGRSQDQAWGSAARDRGEAQVWRPDLPLKKSQRVEVERNQPVITYQQAPENKTSGSDSVDVRDLQSNAEHNAARPSEEPRPLLPPSRKELPSYPPGSQEERWQLHIVAKGRVTCPKCKSVSRKTVEGLKKHMENCRLQPFSCPHCGKQLKSSTGMKYHVMADHSNLPSLDDSQGLDERAVKEKLRKILKRLGKLKCSREGCTSGFTSIMGYVYHMKKCGKQESELEKMLLNCSHCGKAYKSKAGLEYHLKSEHAPVPQQQEEEEEALKAQSEADPELTASGRVQRASAQVANFHLAEIAHNDLPKDWPKRKFQSDLVPDDKKLKYARPGLPAFSQEVLRKWKNEVKLQRKVQCPNQGCGCTYTSVSGLKAHLGLCTKGDFEAGKYRCLICGKEFNSESGVKYHINSVHSQEWFVTNKKASKKFEKYLRSRPKEMVHGVDQHIIEQYHQHHMNHHHLHHHHLQHHQQQHHHQHHQHDQQLQQIQHQPLQQPLQPLHHLQHQAHVLHALEHQQHHHHSHSVPQMEPQLSQEVQQQQQQPPPPLLHYTPLEPPAGSMWVEVERREVVAGGGPGAELTQVEMVSVDKPRPMDGGAGSGGSECKRREKAERGKAESRRKDCFAYGGGGGGGGGGVAVGGSSSSSSSSSSNTGSSSSESELEQQERQRQIDQWNLKRPGNMEVHHEAAKRQRNT; from the exons ATGGACCACTCACACATCGGTGGGGACATGTCCCCTCCATATGCGCCAAGGAAGAGGAAGTCGGGCCAGGCTCAGCCCAAGGGCGGTGTGCCATGTCCAG TGGTAACAGTGGTTCACCGACTGCCAGACAGAGCCTTTGAGTTGAGCGTCCTTGGACATTCAAAG AGTGACGAGGCCCAAGACGCTCATAAAATGAAAAGGACTTATGGTAGGAAGAG GTTTGAGGACCCCCAGGGCGTCCCGGGGGGCCCGCTGGAGTACCCCACCACCAGCTGCTCTGTGATGTCTTCAGGCCCCCTGGCCAACGGCTCGGACATGGGCTCTGTAGCCCAGCCCGCTGCCAGGCTGCCACCAAGGCTGGTAGCCAAGGACGCCTGGCCTACGGCCCCGGAGCCGGGCAGGATGAGGCCCCAGCCTCAGGCCCAGCCCTGGAACCCCAGTCGGGAGAGGCTCTCTGAGGCCCAGAGCTGGGCTGCGGGTCGAGAGCGGCCCCAGGAGCAGCTCTGGAGTTCCAGTAGAGACCGATCGGGACACCCGGGGCAAGACCAGAGCTGGATCCCAGGAAGGGAGCGAGGCCACACCGAACAGGCATGGGCCAGCGGGCGGGAGAGGGGCCCCGAACAGGCCTGGAGCTCTGGGAGGGACCGAGCCCAGGATCAGGCTTGGAACCCGGGGCGTGAGCCTGGACGGGACAGACCCCTCTCTGGGAACGGGCAGGGCTGGGGTGCTGGGCGCAGCCAGGACCAGGCCTGGGGCTCAGCCGCCAGGGACCGAGGAGAAGCACAAGTCTGGAGACCTG ACTTGCCTTTAAAGAAGAGCCAGAGAGTCGAAGTTGAGAGGAATCAGCCGGTAATCACCTATCAACAGGCCCCAGAAAACAAAACCTCTG GTTCAGACTCGGTGGACGTAAGAGACCTCCAGAGCAACGCAGAGCACAACGCGGCCCGGCCCAGCGAGGAGCCCAGACCGCTGCTCCCCCCCTCCAGGAAGGAGCTCCCTTCCTACCCTCCAG GCAGCCAAGAGGAGCGCTGGCAGCTGCATATCGTGGCCAAAGGAAGAGTGACCTGTCCCAAGTGCAAGAGTGTCAGCAGGAAGACCGTAGAGGGCTTGAAGAAACACATGGAGAACTGCCGCCTG CAACCGTTCAGCTGTCCACACTGTGGGAAACAACTCAAGTCTTCAACTGGGATGAAGTACCACGTCATGGCCGACCATAGCAACTTG CCCTCTCTGGACGATTCCCAAGGCTTGGACGAACGTGCTGTCAAAGAGAAACTGCGCAAAATTCTGAAGAGACTTGGAAAGTTAAAGTGTTCCCGCGAG GGCTGCACTTCAGGCTTCACTAGCATCATGGGCTATGTGTACCACATGAAGAAGTGTGGTAAGCAGGAGTCTGAGCTGGAGAAGATGCTGCTCAACTGCTCTCACTGTGGGAAGGCCTACAAGTCAAAGGCCGGTCTGGAGTACCACCTCAAGTCAGAGCATGCCCCC GTGccccagcagcaggaggaggaagaggaggccctTAAAGCCCAGAGCGAGGCCGACCCAGAGCTCACGGCCAGCGGCCGGGTGCAGCGGGCCTCGGCCCAGGTGGCCAACTTCCACCTGGCCGAGATCGCCCACAACGACCTGCCCAAAGACTGGCCCAAGAGGAAGTTCCAGTCGGACCTCGTGCCAGACGACAAAAAG CTGAAGTACGCCCGTCCAGGTCTGCCTGCATTCAGCCAGGAGGTCCTCAGGAAGTGGAAGAACGAGGTGAAGCTGCAGAGGAAGGTCCAGTGCCCCAACCAG GGCTGTGGCTGCACCTACACCAGTGTCTCTGGCCTGAAGGCCCACCTGGGACTCTGCACTAAG GGTGACTTTGAGGCGGGGAAATACCGTTGTTTGATCTGCGGCAAGGAGTTCAATTCCGAGAGTGGAGTCAAGTATCACATCAACTCTGTTCATTCACAG GAATGGTTTGTGACGAACAAGAAAGCATCAAAGAAGTTTGAAAAGTACCTTCGGAGTCGGCCCAAGGAGATGGTGCATGGAGTGGACCAGCACATCATCGAGCAGTACCACCAGCATCACatgaaccaccaccacctccaccaccaccacctgcagcaccaccagcagcagcaccaccatcaacaccaccagcacgatcagcagctccagcagatCCAGCACCAACCCTTGCAGCAGCCTCTGCAGCCCCTGCATCACCTGCAGCACCAGGCCCACGTCCTGCACGCGTTGgagcaccagcagcaccaccaccacagccacagTGTTCCCCAGATGGAGCCGCAGCTCAGCCAggaggtgcagcagcagcagcagcagccaccgccaccactcctCCACTACACCCCGCTGGAGCCGCCCGCGGGCTccatgtgggtggaggtggagcggaGGGAGGTGGTGGCCGGGGGCGGGCCGGGGGCAGAGCTGACCCAGGTGGAGATGGTGAGTGTAGACAAACCCCGGCCGATGGACGGAGGAGCGGGGAGTGGGGGCTCAGAGTGCAAGCGGAGAGAGAAGGCGGAGCGGGGCAAGgcggagagcaggaggaaggaTTGCTTCGCttacggaggaggaggaggaggagggggggggggagtggctgtgggcgggagcagcagcagtagtagcagcagcagcagcaatacGGGCAGCTCGTCCAGCGAATCAgagctggagcagcaggagaggcagagacagatcGACCAGTGGAACCTGAAGAGGCCTGGGAACATGGAGGTCCACCACGAGGCTGCTAAACGCCAGAGGAACACCTAA
- the LOC115534200 gene encoding uncharacterized protein LOC115534200 isoform X1 — protein MAERCYETIGTAPQGVNDIISSGGTMRKFYTVNGDTAVTNEFTTKLKKEGKTEVSKEKREFTLAFCRISTRPGIDIQETQDKCPEPADGKPVILVLLHHTFDPKYCDYRGPGIKNDASTILSVDLLYYEDRLLKCPHNKRGLKQVLDVVGRPSSKEKIRMWIRPFCCC, from the exons ATGGCAGAGAGATGTTATGAAACTATCGG AACGGCTCCACAAGGTGTGAATG ATATCATCTCTAGCGGCGGAACCATGAGAAAGTTTTACACTGTCAATGGGGACACTGCTGTGACCAATGAATTTACAACCAAACTCAAGAAGGAAGGCAAGACTGAAGTGTCAAAGGAGAAACGTGAGTTCACCCTGGCCTTCTGTCGGATCAGCACCAGGCCTGGCATCGACATCCAGGAGACTCAAGACAAATGTCCAG AACCTGCAGATGGTAAGCCAGTTATCCTGGTGCTGCTGCATCACACCTTTGATCCTAAATATTGTGACTACCGTGGCCCGGGAATAAAGAACGATGCCTCCACCATTCTCTCTGTGGACCTCCTGTACTACGAAGACCGCCTGCTCAAATGTCCTCACAATAAAAGAGGACTCAAACAGGTCCTGGATGTGGTTGGACGACCGTCCTCGAAG GAGAAAATCAGGATGT GGATCCGTCCCTTCTGTTGTTGCTAG